Proteins from one Desulfonema limicola genomic window:
- the rfbB gene encoding dTDP-glucose 4,6-dehydratase, protein MKNILVTGGSGFIGANFVRYLLEDSGLRDKDYNRIVNIDLLTYAGNPENLDGVKEKFPGRYFFEQADICDAKAVDDIVIRHQIDTICHFAAESHVDRSIAEPDAFINTNIRGTFNLLEVFRKHQDTIELFHHVSTDEVYGSLGAKGYFTEQTPYDPSSPYSASKAASDHLVRAYHRTYGLPVTISNCSNNYGPYQFPEKLIPLIILNAFEEKTLPVYGKGINIRDWLYVTDHCRAIWMIMNHGKRGETYNIGGRCELKNIDVVKTVCNILDKMKPLTNGGLRQDLIRFVKDRPGHDLRYAIDCTKLENELGWKPVETFETGIKKTITWYLENPGWVNRVKTGEYQSWIDRQYDV, encoded by the coding sequence ATGAAAAATATTCTTGTTACCGGAGGAAGCGGGTTTATTGGGGCTAATTTTGTACGATATTTATTGGAAGATTCTGGTTTAAGAGATAAAGATTATAACCGTATTGTTAATATTGATCTCTTAACTTATGCTGGAAATCCTGAAAACCTGGATGGAGTCAAAGAAAAATTTCCAGGCAGATATTTTTTTGAGCAGGCTGATATATGTGATGCAAAGGCTGTTGACGACATTGTAATAAGGCATCAGATTGATACGATCTGTCATTTTGCTGCTGAATCCCATGTTGACAGGTCTATTGCAGAACCAGATGCTTTTATTAATACTAATATAAGGGGTACATTTAATCTTCTTGAGGTATTTAGAAAACATCAGGATACCATAGAATTGTTCCATCATGTAAGTACTGATGAGGTCTATGGCAGTCTTGGAGCAAAAGGTTATTTTACAGAGCAGACCCCTTATGATCCAAGCAGCCCGTATTCAGCTTCCAAAGCAGCTTCCGATCATTTGGTCAGGGCATATCACAGGACTTACGGTCTGCCTGTTACTATTTCCAATTGTTCCAATAATTACGGGCCCTACCAGTTTCCTGAGAAACTGATTCCCCTGATTATTTTAAATGCTTTTGAGGAAAAAACTCTTCCTGTTTACGGTAAAGGGATAAATATCAGGGACTGGCTGTATGTAACCGATCACTGCCGGGCCATATGGATGATAATGAATCATGGAAAAAGGGGAGAAACCTATAATATTGGAGGCCGTTGTGAACTTAAAAATATTGATGTTGTTAAAACTGTATGTAATATACTTGATAAAATGAAACCTTTGACAAATGGCGGATTACGACAGGATTTGATAAGATTTGTTAAAGACCGTCCAGGTCATGATCTAAGATATGCTATTGACTGTACTAAACTTGAAAATGAACTTGGATGGAAACCTGTTGAAACATTTGAAACTGGAATTAAAAAAACCATAACCTGGTATCTTGAAAATCCAGGCTGGGTAAACAGGGTGAAAACAGGGGAGTATCAATCTTGGATAGACCGGCAGTATGATGTATAA
- a CDS encoding DVU0298 family protein — translation MTTDKNNQKKIGARTIKKQISGFLLYPDFQKTIDNICKFPEQQLIGPLFSHFYNKEELIRWRAVTIMGIVVSRIAESGNMESARIVMRRLMWNLNDESGGIGWGSPEAMGEILSRNQALAREYHSILTSYVSEHGNFLEHEILQRGVLWGIGRLAHEQPDLIRHAAPDLIPFLKSHDPLHRGLAAWGCTALKHPSADLPLRELADDNTKIKIFLNQELVECSVSLLAAGQEI, via the coding sequence ATGACAACAGACAAAAATAACCAAAAAAAAATTGGTGCCAGGACTATAAAAAAACAAATCTCAGGATTTCTCTTATATCCTGATTTTCAAAAAACCATTGACAATATCTGCAAGTTTCCAGAACAGCAGTTAATCGGCCCCCTGTTTTCCCATTTCTATAATAAAGAAGAATTGATTCGCTGGAGAGCTGTAACAATAATGGGAATTGTAGTTTCCAGGATTGCAGAATCAGGAAATATGGAATCTGCAAGAATTGTTATGCGCCGTCTTATGTGGAATCTTAATGATGAATCAGGGGGCATCGGCTGGGGTTCTCCTGAAGCTATGGGTGAAATTTTATCAAGAAATCAAGCTCTTGCCAGGGAATATCACTCAATTCTTACATCATATGTTTCAGAACATGGAAATTTTTTAGAGCATGAGATATTACAAAGAGGAGTTCTCTGGGGCATAGGCAGACTTGCCCATGAACAACCTGATTTAATAAGACATGCAGCCCCTGATCTTATACCTTTTCTTAAATCCCATGACCCTTTACACAGGGGTCTGGCAGCCTGGGGCTGCACTGCTCTCAAACACCCGTCTGCAGATCTGCCATTAAGAGAGCTGGCTGATGATAACACAAAAATAAAAATCTTTTTAAACCAGGAACTGGTTGAATGTAGTGTTTCATTACTTGCAGCAGGTCAGGAGATTTAA
- a CDS encoding ferredoxin, with product MKIPAIDQGTCNLCAGCLEVCPEVFSFNKNLGFIEIKDMMIYPEDKIDEAIALCPEDSISWEDE from the coding sequence TTGAAAATACCTGCTATAGACCAGGGAACCTGTAATCTTTGCGCCGGATGCCTGGAGGTATGTCCCGAGGTTTTCAGCTTCAACAAAAACCTTGGATTTATTGAAATCAAAGATATGATGATTTATCCTGAAGATAAAATTGATGAAGCCATAGCTTTATGCCCTGAAGATTCTATTTCATGGGAAGATGAATAG
- a CDS encoding FprA family A-type flavoprotein translates to MKPVEIAKGVYDVGVIDWNIRDFHGYSTHLGTSYNAFLIVDEKIALIDTVKKGFAEQLLRNISTIIDPGKIDMVISNHTEMDHSGSLPYIMDKIGIQKPLYCSKMGEKNLSRHFSSDLNYQVLKEGDEISLGSKTLTFIETRMLHWPDSMFTYLKEDKILFSSDAFGQHYAGHEEFDDVVGNKIMFHAQKYYANILLLYAPLILKLVEKITKAGLEFNIICPDHGVLWRNPGRIIEAYAKWSKQEDCADKAVIVYDTMWDSTHQMALAVADGLHENGIDVRPMKLRDWDRSDIMTEVLDAKAVIIGSPTLNNGIFPTIADFITYMKGLKPKNKIGAAFGSFGWSGESVKIIEQNLGEMNFDLPVSGLKIPFVPDNNGLEKCREFGSQLAKAIKG, encoded by the coding sequence ATGAAACCAGTTGAAATTGCAAAAGGGGTATATGATGTTGGTGTTATAGACTGGAACATCAGGGATTTTCATGGATATTCCACACATTTAGGCACCAGTTACAATGCTTTTTTAATTGTAGATGAAAAAATTGCACTTATTGACACAGTAAAAAAAGGGTTTGCAGAACAATTGCTCAGAAACATATCCACGATTATTGATCCTGGAAAAATAGATATGGTTATCAGCAATCACACTGAAATGGATCACAGCGGCTCCCTCCCTTATATTATGGATAAAATAGGAATTCAAAAACCCTTATACTGTTCCAAAATGGGAGAAAAAAACCTTTCCCGCCATTTTTCATCAGACCTTAATTATCAAGTACTTAAAGAAGGTGATGAAATCTCATTAGGCTCAAAAACCCTTACTTTTATAGAAACACGCATGCTCCACTGGCCTGACAGCATGTTTACCTATCTTAAAGAAGATAAAATCTTGTTTTCCAGTGATGCTTTTGGACAGCATTATGCAGGGCATGAAGAGTTTGACGATGTTGTGGGTAATAAAATAATGTTCCACGCACAAAAATACTATGCAAACATTCTTCTGCTTTATGCTCCTCTTATCCTCAAGCTGGTTGAAAAAATTACAAAAGCAGGGCTTGAATTTAACATCATATGCCCTGACCATGGCGTGCTTTGGAGAAATCCGGGCAGGATAATTGAAGCATATGCAAAATGGAGTAAACAGGAAGATTGTGCAGATAAAGCTGTAATCGTATATGATACAATGTGGGACAGCACCCATCAAATGGCATTAGCTGTTGCTGATGGACTGCATGAAAACGGGATTGATGTCCGCCCCATGAAACTGAGGGATTGGGATAGAAGCGATATTATGACAGAAGTACTTGATGCCAAAGCTGTCATTATAGGTTCCCCTACACTTAATAATGGCATATTTCCTACAATAGCTGATTTTATTACATATATGAAAGGATTAAAACCTAAAAACAAGATTGGTGCAGCATTTGGATCCTTTGGATGGAGTGGAGAATCTGTTAAAATCATTGAACAGAATCTTGGGGAGATGAATTTTGATCTGCCTGTATCAGGTCTTAAAATTCCATTTGTTCCTGATAATAACGGTCTTGAAAAATGCCGTGAATTTGGCAGCCAGCTTGCAAAAGCCATAAAAGGATAG
- the rd gene encoding rubredoxin gives MDKYVCTVCGYVYDPAAGDPDNGAAPGTSFDNLPEDWECPICGASKEDFEKE, from the coding sequence ATGGATAAATATGTATGTACAGTATGCGGTTATGTGTATGATCCAGCAGCAGGAGATCCTGATAACGGGGCAGCTCCAGGAACATCGTTTGACAATCTTCCAGAAGACTGGGAATGTCCCATTTGCGGAGCAAGCAAGGAAGATTTTGAAAAAGAATAA
- a CDS encoding energy-coupling factor transporter transmembrane component T family protein, producing the protein MFAFSFGSSFLHKLDTRFKLIILITLSLACFRASFTGITLLTLILIGTIFYIPVSIILFLKEIRYFFLLLVFVFIARSLSVPGTPYFEFMNISITIQGITQGLLICSRLMAVVLLSLCFMSTSRISEIRGAVVWFLKPLPFIPENRVGTMLSLVLRFIPAILNQASKTSEAQRARGIESRKNPVFRVIKFTIPFMRRIFEDADKLVIAMEARAYCEDRTAPEFTARKQDWTALITSVFLGLVIYFV; encoded by the coding sequence ATGTTTGCTTTTAGTTTTGGCTCCTCATTTCTCCATAAACTGGACACCAGGTTTAAGCTGATAATCCTTATAACTTTAAGCCTTGCATGTTTCAGAGCTTCTTTTACGGGCATTACACTGCTTACTCTTATTTTAATTGGAACTATTTTTTATATTCCAGTTTCCATAATATTATTTTTAAAAGAAATCCGGTACTTCTTCCTTCTTCTTGTTTTTGTTTTTATTGCCCGCTCCCTTTCAGTTCCAGGCACACCGTATTTTGAATTTATGAATATAAGCATTACAATACAAGGAATAACCCAGGGACTGCTGATCTGCTCGCGTCTTATGGCAGTAGTTCTCCTAAGCCTTTGTTTTATGTCAACCTCCCGTATATCTGAAATCAGGGGAGCTGTTGTCTGGTTTTTAAAACCTCTTCCTTTTATACCTGAAAATCGTGTAGGAACCATGTTAAGCCTGGTTTTAAGATTTATACCAGCTATTTTAAACCAGGCATCAAAAACCTCTGAAGCCCAGCGTGCAAGGGGAATTGAATCCAGGAAAAATCCTGTTTTCCGTGTTATCAAATTTACCATTCCTTTTATGCGCAGAATTTTTGAAGATGCAGACAAACTGGTTATTGCAATGGAAGCCAGAGCCTATTGTGAAGACCGCACAGCCCCTGAATTTACAGCCAGAAAACAAGACTGGACTGCCCTGATTACATCGGTTTTTTTGGGCCTGGTTATTTATTTTGTATAA
- a CDS encoding energy-coupling factor ABC transporter ATP-binding protein, with product MNIIEIKNLYHRFSDGNQALDNISLNVDKGEFVIIAGANGSGKTTLLRHLNALILPQKGIVSIAGISTAKDPVRARQIAGMVFQDADSQIVGETVYDDVAFGPENLKLDRSKIRKRVSDALKAVNLTEFADKQPFMLSGGEKRRVAIAGILAMKSKILIFDEPFSNLDYPGVKQVLRHIILLHKSGHTIILTTHDLEKVLAHADRLVIMKSGKIVRNGAPESVIKGVDIFGIREPYASRQGMSLTSWLE from the coding sequence ATGAATATTATTGAAATAAAAAACCTGTACCACAGGTTTTCAGATGGAAACCAGGCTCTTGATAATATCAGCCTTAATGTGGATAAAGGAGAATTTGTTATTATTGCCGGGGCCAATGGATCCGGCAAAACCACATTGCTCCGTCATCTTAATGCCTTGATACTTCCCCAGAAAGGAATAGTCAGCATAGCAGGTATTTCCACAGCCAAAGACCCTGTAAGAGCCAGACAGATTGCAGGCATGGTATTTCAAGACGCAGACAGCCAGATTGTTGGTGAAACTGTATATGATGATGTGGCATTTGGCCCTGAAAATCTAAAGCTGGACAGATCAAAAATCCGCAAAAGGGTCTCTGATGCCTTAAAAGCAGTCAATCTGACTGAATTTGCAGATAAACAACCTTTCATGCTTTCAGGCGGGGAAAAAAGAAGGGTTGCAATAGCGGGCATCCTGGCTATGAAATCTAAAATCCTGATATTTGACGAGCCTTTTTCAAACCTTGATTATCCAGGTGTTAAACAGGTACTCAGACACATAATCTTGCTTCATAAATCAGGCCATACCATCATACTCACCACCCATGACCTGGAAAAGGTTCTGGCACATGCAGACCGGCTGGTTATAATGAAATCAGGAAAAATAGTAAGAAACGGTGCGCCTGAATCTGTGATTAAAGGTGTTGATATTTTTGGCATTCGAGAACCTTATGCTTCCAGGCAGGGAATGAGCCTGACTTCATGGCTGGAATAA
- a CDS encoding biotin transporter BioY yields MNQSQQLHMTVYASLFAALTAAGAYLAIPMGPVPIVLQNLFVLLTGLLLGSRWGLASIGIYLLAGAIGLPVFAGGTGGIARIFGPTGGYLLSYLPAVYILGIIAEKGQKTGKPFVFDLIAMICACLIVYGIGVPWLKLMTGMDWAKAFSAGMLPFLPGDGLKIAAAVPIVKTLRPVISGKFLPADTADEYY; encoded by the coding sequence ATGAACCAGTCTCAACAACTGCATATGACAGTATATGCTTCACTTTTTGCTGCTTTAACTGCTGCCGGAGCTTACCTGGCAATACCAATGGGTCCCGTGCCTATTGTTCTCCAGAATCTTTTTGTACTTTTAACAGGGCTTCTGCTTGGCAGCAGATGGGGGCTTGCCAGTATTGGAATTTATCTTTTAGCCGGAGCTATCGGTCTTCCTGTATTTGCAGGGGGAACCGGAGGCATAGCCAGAATTTTCGGGCCTACCGGCGGTTATCTGCTGAGTTATCTGCCTGCTGTCTATATTCTTGGCATAATTGCTGAAAAAGGTCAAAAAACTGGAAAACCCTTTGTTTTTGACCTTATTGCAATGATCTGTGCCTGCCTTATAGTTTATGGTATTGGTGTTCCCTGGCTTAAACTTATGACAGGCATGGACTGGGCAAAAGCTTTTTCAGCAGGTATGCTGCCTTTTTTACCTGGAGACGGGCTAAAGATCGCTGCTGCAGTTCCTATTGTTAAAACCCTGCGGCCTGTGATTTCAGGAAAGTTTTTACCTGCAGATACTGCCGATGAATATTATTGA
- a CDS encoding biotin--[acetyl-CoA-carboxylase] ligase: protein MKNKILKILTKTNGIKSGEKLSSELGVSRVSIWKHINKLREAGYEIISTPKGYYLENNHDYLFPWEFPKREADIHYFPETESTMDIARNLARKGCPDFTIVIAEKQTRGRGRLQRTWLSEKGGLFFTMVLRPVIPPVLSSRVNFAASCSLARVINHLFNIDAKVKWPNDILVCEKKISGMLSEMEADGDLVSFINIGMGINVNNDPTPYEPNAASLKILAGKEISRKELLSAFLDDFQSAMKNIDYDKIIDQWKQYTMTLGRYVSIATTKDVSRGLAIDVDKDGALILELADGKLKKIIYGDCFVQPPKKQ from the coding sequence ATGAAAAACAAAATCTTGAAAATATTAACTAAAACCAATGGTATCAAATCAGGGGAAAAACTCAGCTCAGAACTGGGGGTTTCACGGGTATCAATATGGAAACATATCAACAAACTACGGGAAGCAGGATATGAAATTATATCAACTCCCAAAGGATATTATCTTGAAAACAATCATGATTATTTATTTCCCTGGGAGTTTCCCAAAAGAGAAGCAGATATTCATTATTTTCCTGAAACAGAATCTACAATGGATATTGCAAGAAATCTTGCCCGTAAAGGATGCCCTGATTTTACAATTGTTATTGCAGAAAAGCAGACCAGGGGAAGGGGCCGGCTTCAAAGAACCTGGCTTTCTGAAAAAGGGGGACTTTTTTTTACTATGGTTCTCAGACCGGTCATTCCTCCTGTTTTAAGTTCCAGGGTAAATTTTGCAGCATCCTGCTCGCTTGCCAGGGTTATCAATCACTTATTTAATATAGATGCAAAAGTAAAATGGCCCAATGATATCCTGGTTTGTGAAAAAAAAATAAGTGGAATGCTTTCTGAAATGGAAGCAGATGGAGACCTGGTTAGTTTTATTAATATCGGTATGGGCATAAATGTAAACAATGATCCAACCCCTTATGAACCCAATGCCGCATCACTGAAAATCCTGGCTGGTAAAGAGATTTCAAGAAAAGAGCTTTTATCAGCTTTTTTAGATGATTTTCAATCAGCCATGAAAAATATAGATTATGATAAAATAATAGATCAATGGAAACAATATACCATGACCCTGGGAAGATATGTAAGTATTGCCACTACCAAAGACGTATCCCGGGGACTTGCAATAGATGTGGATAAAGACGGTGCTTTGATACTTGAGCTTGCAGATGGAAAATTGAAAAAAATAATTTACGGGGACTGTTTTGTTCAGCCCCCAAAAAAACAATAA
- a CDS encoding response regulator — MKTDCHTVLCVDNEALVIESLKRLLRKEEYKVLATSCNDEGLKILKENKVHLVINVQKIPDMNKNGFLKKVKHEYPDIIRAILTGYNEADFATELVSNGYIDRFFLQPWYDQYFRWEIKHTLERYDLIQNNRKLQHKINEQKFAFSSLQKQLEDLINNPENKDRLKNNLPESAVNIMKYLPVPIIGVNDEQKIMIVNQEARFLPGDFQSVRTGKMIYEYLPDSITGRVNVAIHTSTAKSMKKCSIGGILFNIDYIPLPGQDGSKWGILVFRQL; from the coding sequence ATGAAAACTGATTGTCATACAGTCTTATGTGTCGATAATGAAGCATTGGTTATAGAATCATTAAAACGTCTGCTCAGGAAAGAAGAATATAAGGTTCTTGCAACTTCCTGTAATGATGAGGGTTTAAAGATTCTTAAAGAAAATAAGGTACATCTTGTAATTAATGTGCAGAAAATTCCAGACATGAATAAAAACGGGTTTCTGAAAAAAGTAAAACATGAATACCCGGATATAATCAGAGCTATTCTTACAGGATATAATGAGGCAGATTTTGCAACTGAACTGGTATCTAACGGATATATTGACAGATTTTTTCTACAACCCTGGTATGACCAGTATTTTAGATGGGAGATCAAACATACCCTTGAAAGATATGATTTGATTCAGAACAATAGAAAGCTTCAGCATAAAATAAATGAACAGAAGTTTGCTTTCAGCAGTCTGCAGAAACAATTGGAAGATTTGATTAATAATCCTGAAAATAAAGACAGGCTTAAAAATAATCTTCCTGAATCAGCTGTAAATATTATGAAATATCTTCCTGTTCCTATTATCGGGGTAAATGATGAGCAAAAGATAATGATAGTAAATCAGGAAGCCAGGTTTCTGCCGGGCGACTTTCAGTCTGTAAGAACAGGGAAGATGATATATGAATATTTACCTGATTCAATAACAGGAAGGGTTAATGTTGCCATTCATACCAGTACTGCAAAAAGCATGAAAAAATGCTCTATTGGGGGCATTCTTTTTAATATTGATTATATACCTCTTCCTGGACAAGATGGTTCAAAATGGGGGATTCTTGTGTTCAGGCAGTTGTAA
- a CDS encoding ATP-binding protein codes for MQKIELSIESRLNNVSLIGVTVNKICSKIKIDHQTCCQIELCVVEAVNQCIMHAYQNNPGKYVKIAIELEKENICFKICDTGRLMNSFKDMKSDLSFDPEKSSSLPETDMGIYIINNIMDTVSYKCINGINTLTMTKHVKDLQLPEHKNPPF; via the coding sequence ATGCAGAAAATTGAGCTTTCTATAGAAAGCAGGTTGAACAATGTTTCCCTTATAGGTGTTACAGTTAATAAAATATGTTCAAAAATTAAAATAGATCATCAGACCTGCTGCCAAATAGAACTTTGCGTTGTTGAAGCTGTAAACCAGTGTATTATGCACGCGTATCAGAATAATCCAGGCAAATATGTAAAGATTGCTATTGAACTTGAAAAAGAAAATATATGTTTTAAAATCTGCGATACCGGCAGGTTAATGAATTCTTTTAAAGATATGAAATCTGATTTATCTTTTGATCCAGAAAAATCATCTTCTTTACCTGAAACAGATATGGGAATTTATATTATCAATAATATCATGGATACAGTCTCTTATAAATGTATTAATGGAATAAATACCCTTACAATGACAAAGCATGTTAAAGATTTACAACTGCCTGAACACAAGAATCCCCCATTTTGA